In Pseudonocardia sp. DSM 110487, the sequence GTACGGCGCCTTCGCAGAGCCCGAGGACGGACGCCCGAACTACGCCTACGAGTTCCTCGTCGAGGGCCGCGACGGCGGTGGCACGGTGCTGCGGTTCGTGCAGAGCGGGTTCCTCGACGGCGCGGACTGGGACGACGAGTACGACAGCTTCGACGCGGGCTGGTCGCTGTTCTTCGTCAACCTCCGCGGCTACCTGCGGCATTTCGCGGGGCTACCGGTCCGGAACGCGGTGGCCATGAGCTACACCGCGGGGAGTGCGCGTGACATCTGGCCCGTGGTGCACCGCGCGCTCGGCCTGACCGGGCACCCGGCCGTCGGGCAAGCGATCACGCTGACGCCCGACGGTCCAGCGCCGATCACCGGCGTGGTCGACGTCGCGGACGAGGAGTTCCTCGGCGTTCGGTCGGAGCACGGGCTGCACCGCATCGGCGTCGAGGGCGAGGACGGCTGCGGCCTGA encodes:
- a CDS encoding SRPBCC domain-containing protein, producing the protein MTERRLEKHVELDATPDEVWQAIATGPGIATWFVPHEVEPRPGGTVEQDYGGGFTTRGRVSAWEPGRRFAYGAFAEPEDGRPNYAYEFLVEGRDGGGTVLRFVQSGFLDGADWDDEYDSFDAGWSLFFVNLRGYLRHFAGLPVRNAVAMSYTAGSARDIWPVVHRALGLTGHPAVGQAITLTPDGPAPITGVVDVADEEFLGVRSEHGLHRIGVEGEDGCGLSAYHYVYGRPVDSAALTADWQRWLEKITEEGKS